The following are from one region of the Melaminivora suipulveris genome:
- a CDS encoding GntR family transcriptional regulator → MAKRSILNEPGGPAAGACAASAAEPASRTLIERAYEQLRGDIIEGRLAPGEKLRVEHMKERYGVSAGTLREAITRLASDALVATEGQRGFRVAPIALEELEDLTRLRVQLETDALRQSMRNGGPAWRAAVGEAFEALSAEEPIRPERRPQWEALNLRFHEALLSGHDSQWTLRVLRLLSRHSERYRSYAITLPGSRRDVHAEHIEIVRYVLAGQEARAALALEAHIRATPDLLIQALREGRAVLPQRSAAESPPP, encoded by the coding sequence ATGGCCAAGCGCAGCATCCTGAACGAGCCCGGCGGGCCGGCCGCTGGCGCATGCGCCGCATCCGCGGCAGAGCCCGCCTCGCGCACCCTGATCGAGCGCGCCTACGAGCAGCTGCGCGGCGACATCATCGAAGGCCGCCTGGCGCCGGGGGAGAAGCTGCGTGTGGAGCACATGAAGGAGCGCTATGGCGTCAGCGCCGGCACGCTGCGCGAGGCCATCACGCGCCTGGCCAGCGACGCGCTGGTGGCCACCGAGGGCCAGCGCGGCTTTCGCGTGGCGCCCATCGCCCTGGAAGAGCTGGAAGACCTGACGCGGCTGCGCGTGCAGCTGGAGACCGATGCGCTGCGCCAGTCCATGCGCAACGGCGGCCCGGCCTGGCGCGCTGCGGTGGGCGAGGCGTTCGAGGCCCTGTCGGCGGAAGAGCCGATACGGCCCGAGCGCCGCCCCCAGTGGGAGGCACTGAACCTGCGCTTTCACGAGGCGCTGCTGTCGGGCCACGACTCGCAGTGGACGCTGCGCGTGCTGCGCCTTCTGTCACGCCACAGCGAGCGCTACCGCTCCTACGCCATCACGCTGCCCGGCAGCCGGCGCGACGTGCACGCCGAGCACATCGAAATCGTGCGCTACGTGCTGGCCGGCCAGGAGGCACGCGCGGCGCTGGCGCTGGAGGCGCACATCCGCGCCACGCCCGATCTGCTGATCCAGGCGCTGCGCGAAGGGCGGGCGGTGCTGCCGCAGCGGTCCGCGGCCGAATCCCCGCCGCCGTGA
- a CDS encoding M48 family metallopeptidase, producing MHAPDTTAAFSSPTCNCCRVWSGRRAFVLAAGAAAAALPAAAQVDVGAVSRMRSLVPAEKLEGSATQQYQQLLEQARAKRALAPNGHPQLVQLRGIATRLIPYATQWNPRARDWRWEVNLIGSKQINAFCMPGGKIAFFTGILDQLQLTDDEIAMVMGHEMAHALREHARERIAKTQATGIGLSLGAQLLGLGELGNAAANLGTQLLTLKFSRSDESEADLVGLELAARAGYDPQAAVSLWRKMGEATGNAGTAFLSTHPSGPQRIRELQQNVPRVQGLYEQARRR from the coding sequence ATGCACGCCCCCGACACCACCGCCGCCTTCTCCAGCCCCACCTGCAACTGCTGCCGCGTCTGGAGCGGGCGCCGCGCCTTCGTACTGGCGGCCGGCGCCGCCGCTGCGGCGCTGCCGGCCGCCGCGCAGGTCGATGTGGGCGCCGTGTCGCGTATGCGCAGCCTGGTGCCCGCGGAGAAGCTGGAGGGGTCGGCCACGCAGCAATACCAGCAGCTGCTCGAGCAGGCCCGCGCCAAGCGCGCGCTGGCACCCAACGGCCATCCGCAGCTGGTGCAGCTGCGCGGTATCGCCACACGGCTGATCCCGTATGCCACGCAGTGGAACCCGCGTGCGCGCGACTGGCGCTGGGAGGTCAACCTGATCGGCAGCAAGCAGATCAACGCCTTTTGCATGCCCGGCGGCAAGATCGCCTTCTTCACCGGCATCCTGGACCAGCTGCAGCTCACCGACGACGAGATCGCCATGGTCATGGGCCACGAGATGGCGCACGCGCTGCGCGAGCATGCGCGCGAGCGCATCGCCAAGACACAGGCCACCGGCATCGGCCTGTCGCTGGGTGCGCAGTTGCTGGGCCTGGGCGAGCTGGGCAACGCCGCGGCCAACCTGGGCACGCAGTTGTTGACGCTGAAGTTCAGCCGCTCCGACGAAAGCGAGGCCGACCTGGTCGGCCTGGAGCTGGCCGCCCGCGCCGGCTACGACCCGCAGGCCGCGGTCAGCCTGTGGCGCAAGATGGGCGAGGCCACAGGCAACGCCGGCACGGCCTTTCTGTCCACCCACCCCAGCGGGCCGCAGCGCATTCGCGAGCTGCAGCAGAACGTGCCGCGCGTGCAGGGGCTGTACGAGCAGGCGCGGCGGCGCTGA